One Bacteroidota bacterium genomic window carries:
- a CDS encoding T9SS C-terminal target domain-containing protein, whose amino-acid sequence MKYILFVFLLLTLPFEGLFSQLRDFRIHQRGMLHQTVFNTGEVGRTFDNGTAGMLVGYPSMEWPPNSSMIIDRTKYAGQHNSFGGGLYIGGTRGTVRQYIYCGAVTDATGKATQVENIYSYPISIERIENYPVLATGILNPAYNPDEAEEIIVAKWGTPLGITVTRTSRAWSYPGYDSFIIYEYELHNTTPDTVKDTFIGWGYGFMTSMFGYERRFNRWAEADSRSRDQFARFDLKRYMTYNHDRTGNPDTTFFNLWSKPGNRGGLNSPQAAGIMMLYYDYQNLALRGQTSTYVSPSDTALVWDANRKMKQPWLNRYENANLYPTKLQTWLDPLSRKSSVFKGANDSINFSADNFHWIGRAKPSQTLGWSQPAGHGYGFGPYTLPPNSVSRFVVAEVVGYGPGVASDSVYRDLGGGIRGEPDPYLQKIPSWCKTLTYPNVGNPPYIGSNYLQTNPLPWYVTPGVVSIRDVADRAIQMYTGRPLAKYDTSQYEPMNSRPNGFGAYNTIKIPFPAPMIKIENTRAAVNKIIWGPQVEEFTTPKLNAPFAYYKAMRATHPLGPWTLIDSVGKRDPRYFHDSVYVVLDRESNIGEFVYYAVFSVDSLGGKGGMTNFTKWETQAPAVVGTLGKVYVVPNPLIVTSGLGGSDPDGEVTDKVQFMGLTKRCTIRIFSYSGQLINTIEHNRDTYGNPWYQISRNNQILASGVYFFVVEDESGAHSRGKFVIIH is encoded by the coding sequence ATGAAATATATACTATTTGTTTTTCTCTTGTTAACACTACCTTTCGAAGGTCTGTTTTCACAACTCCGCGATTTCCGAATACATCAAAGGGGCATGCTTCATCAAACAGTATTCAATACAGGTGAGGTGGGAAGAACATTTGATAACGGGACTGCCGGTATGTTGGTCGGTTATCCTTCGATGGAATGGCCACCGAACTCATCAATGATTATTGATAGAACAAAATATGCCGGTCAGCATAACTCTTTCGGTGGTGGTTTGTACATCGGAGGTACGAGAGGTACGGTTCGGCAATACATATATTGTGGTGCTGTTACAGACGCCACAGGAAAAGCCACCCAAGTCGAAAACATTTACAGTTACCCGATATCTATTGAAAGAATTGAAAACTATCCTGTGCTTGCTACCGGTATTTTAAATCCTGCTTACAATCCTGATGAAGCCGAAGAAATTATTGTCGCAAAATGGGGAACACCACTTGGTATTACTGTTACCCGCACAAGCCGTGCTTGGAGCTATCCCGGTTATGATAGCTTCATCATATACGAATACGAATTGCATAATACTACTCCCGACACTGTTAAAGATACTTTTATTGGTTGGGGATATGGTTTCATGACGTCGATGTTCGGATATGAGAGACGATTCAATCGCTGGGCAGAAGCCGATTCACGTTCGCGCGACCAGTTTGCACGTTTTGATTTAAAACGCTACATGACTTACAATCACGATAGGACAGGGAATCCCGACACCACGTTTTTCAATCTTTGGTCAAAGCCGGGCAACAGAGGTGGGCTTAATTCGCCTCAGGCGGCTGGTATTATGATGTTGTATTACGACTATCAGAATCTTGCCTTGAGAGGTCAAACGAGTACTTATGTAAGTCCCTCTGATACTGCTTTGGTATGGGATGCGAATAGAAAAATGAAACAACCCTGGCTTAATAGATACGAAAACGCTAACCTTTACCCGACTAAGTTACAAACTTGGCTTGACCCTTTAAGCAGAAAAAGTAGTGTTTTTAAAGGAGCGAATGATTCAATAAATTTTTCCGCAGACAACTTTCACTGGATAGGGCGTGCGAAGCCATCACAAACTTTGGGATGGAGTCAGCCTGCGGGACATGGGTATGGTTTTGGACCTTACACTTTACCGCCAAATTCTGTATCGCGTTTTGTTGTGGCTGAAGTTGTAGGATATGGCCCTGGTGTAGCGAGCGATAGCGTCTATAGAGATTTAGGAGGCGGTATTCGCGGAGAGCCTGACCCATATTTGCAAAAGATACCAAGTTGGTGCAAGACATTGACATACCCTAATGTGGGTAATCCTCCATATATAGGTAGTAATTACTTACAAACCAATCCGCTGCCGTGGTACGTAACACCTGGTGTTGTTTCGATTCGCGATGTAGCAGATCGAGCGATTCAGATGTACACCGGGCGTCCTCTGGCAAAATACGATACTTCACAATACGAACCCATGAATTCCAGACCAAATGGATTTGGTGCATACAACACTATTAAAATTCCTTTTCCAGCACCGATGATTAAAATTGAAAACACTCGCGCGGCGGTTAATAAAATAATTTGGGGTCCGCAAGTAGAGGAATTCACAACTCCGAAACTTAATGCTCCGTTTGCATATTATAAAGCGATGCGCGCAACTCACCCACTAGGACCTTGGACACTCATTGATAGTGTTGGAAAACGCGATCCCCGTTATTTCCACGACTCAGTTTACGTTGTATTAGATAGAGAAAGCAATATAGGTGAGTTCGTTTATTATGCAGTATTTTCAGTTGATTCGCTTGGTGGTAAAGGTGGAATGACCAACTTTACGAAATGGGAAACACAAGCCCCGGCTGTAGTAGGAACTCTCGGAAAAGTTTACGTTGTACCCAATCCGCTTATAGTTACAAGCGGTTTAGGTGGTTCGGACCCCGACGGCGAAGTAACTGACAAGGTTCAATTTATGGGACTGACCAAGCGATGCACAATAAGAATATTTTCTTACAGCGGTCAGCTAATTAACACAATCGAACACAACCGAGATACTTATGGCAACCCGTGGTACCAGATTTCAAGGAACAATCAGATATTAGCTTCCGGTGTATATTTCTTTGTTGTTGAAGACGAAAGCGGCGCGCACTCACGCGGCAAATTTGTTATTATTCATTAA